The Lycium ferocissimum isolate CSIRO_LF1 chromosome 1, AGI_CSIRO_Lferr_CH_V1, whole genome shotgun sequence genome includes a region encoding these proteins:
- the LOC132065494 gene encoding auxin-responsive protein IAA4-like, with the protein MERKNQKDLNFKATELRLGLPGTEDQESDQEEILSNSNKNNKRALDEEDCESKSSSDHVKTPPVSKSQIVGWPPVRSNRMNNIQQKKTESESGMYVKVSMDGAPYLRKIDLKMYKCYPELLKALENMFKLTIGEYSEREGYKGSEFAPAYEDKDGDLMLVGDVPWEMFMSSCKRLRIMKGSEARGLGCGV; encoded by the exons atggaaagaaaaaatcAGAAGGATCTGAATTTCAAAGCAACTGAGCTGAGATTAGGTTTACCAGGTACAGAAGATCAAGAATCTGACCAAGAAGAAATATTGTCTAAttccaataaaaacaacaaaaggGCTTTGGATGAAGAAGATTGTGAATCCAAATCTAGTTCTGATCATGTCAAAACTCCACCTGTTTCCAA GTCACAAATTGTGGGGTGGCCACCAGTGAGATCTAACAGAATGAATAACATCCAACAAAAGAAAACAGAATCTGAATCTGGGATGTATGTAAAAGTTAGCATGGATGGTGCACCTTATCTTAGaaaaattgatttgaaaatgtacAAGTGTTATCCAGAATTGCTAAAAGCCTTAGAAAACATGTTCAAGCTCACCATAGGTGAATACTCAGAAAGAGAAGGCTACAAAGGCTCTGAATTTGCACCTGCTTATGAAGATAAAGATGGTGACTTGATGCTTGTTGGTGATGTTCCTTGGGA AATGTTCATGTCATCTTGTAAGAGGCTGAGAATAATGAAAGGATCAGAAGCAAGAGGCTTGGGATGTGgagtataa